The DNA region cgcaaaccctagtggcagcacttggttgttaccgtcgacccctattgcagacaatatctgccctttgtacttcccaattaggaatgttccatctagccatatgatgggtcggcaatatctaaatgctttgatagttgcaccgaatgcaaagaaagcacgctgcaacactctttttccgttgtactccacatcagtagaggggtaatgcttgatatcatagtagctgcctggatttcttgcacaaattgtggctaattgatacgaatcttcatatgtaccgaacctaatctcaatagccttttgtttcgccctccatgccttcgcataatttattgtgtactggaacctttgctcaatagcacggattattgatcgtggctcataccttaggttgtccacaatctctccgtatataacatttgcaatgaaagcagaagacaggttccgatgggcgaactctatttcctcaatatgacaattatgttccttaactattgagcattgccagtagtctgcccatttccctctaaatgcgtgcacccgccaagggcactcaggaaccaagcacttcacatcgtactctcttttacttgatttaacaaccttgaattgcctacgaagagacaacgaccagaatttcgcagcatcaataactgcctcttttgtagggtacatagcaccctgtgacacctcattctcatggtatggccacggtgtctggtcagcctcgctaaccaccaacttcgaaaattcttgatcccgccactccgcaggaactgcagcattaccctcctcatcagaagaatccccatcggcaaggccttcctccaactcttcatcctccaaatccatatcttcaatgatgctagggatgtgctccccttcatcagctacacccatcggctccaagtctggaacatcaccaacctcctctctggaccctacattagccgcctctgactcatcttccactgcctcacttggtcctgctactgcttcttcagagttcacctcattttgatctttcaggtacgccgcagctaataaaacaagcggcatgccacgttcacagcatatatctacatactgcctccaagttgatgtggcttcgatgggaacaagctcaccaaagtatccatgactagcacggctcagaacacctttcaacttcagctcatattgttgcggatccagttggaaaaaccgcataagccatttgcacacccccacaatagtcctctcattagccttactaagccccttcataacatggcgaaatccagagagatctacaccgttgggaccgtacataatttcaccctcaccataatatatctgaaaatttaatttatctcccattgctggaaacacccgcaaacataacacatgttaagacaacaaactatatttctgattatcggataaaatagtttttaaatgctaccctaggttcacaaattatcatctactgttgactcatacgtctgcatgtacaagtaatatactataaaatatatactacaaacaacatactgaaaataatatactacaaataatatactataggtaacaaattgaaaataatgtactaaaaataatattctatattcaactaataatgtactaattttctaactaaattttataattttctaaaccctagatctaactatctaaaatctatgtcatatactaatactgcactaattaacaacaataaaaaggataaaaagattgacctgaaatttttttccaaatccgcagcccaaatatagcagggcttcgccgatctctcttcctcccctctcctctcctctcttctcctctctcttctcaacttttcttttttttccgaattttctggttttttctccaattttcGGGGTTTTTATAGACTCATGGCGCAggggggccggcgcggggcggcgggcgggaggagcccctaccgccctctcagggggcggtaaagacctctacccgccccctgagggggcggtaagcaGTGGGGCccgggcgggaaggcctaccgccctctcaggaggcggttagcacccgtatccgccctctgagagggctgcagccctctgagagggcggtgggcgcctacttttgcaaatcttttcaccgagaaactatttatttaaatttaaacttgaaaaaatatataaataaaaaaactcgacaTCTTGCGGCAGATAAGATAAGAGGGCAGGATAAAAAAGAGCAAGCACCCTACCGATCTAGCTATACGATCAGCCAAAGGACAGCCCACTAGACGTCCTCTCTCGTGACACGATATACGTTTAATATATATCAATCAGTAACCGATCTGACACTCTGAATAGAGTGACGCTGCAATAAACGACATGTTGAGCACTAAGCCATCAGGGCTACTTGCTGTAACAAAGGAGTGTCACCTACTCAATGCAGGGTGATCTAAACTATTTTATTGGCCACTTGCTCTCTCCCTGCCATTATCTACATGGCAGAGTAGCTATAGCCTTATTATTTAAATgggtctatttttttcttcaccCTTATTTTTCTAGTATGGGTGTAGCCCTTTGTGCTAATAAATAAAAAGTTTCAACCCCTAAAAGCTGATAGCAACTAGATGCCGACTTACAGTGAACGCTTGCCTAGAGATAAGTAGGTAATGATGAAAGTATTACCACTGCCGGTGGCCCGTCAACCAAGCTATGGTGACTCAAGTACTAGTCGGTACTAGTCATGATATTGAGATGGAAAGCAAGCCAAAATAACCAACCTGTCAGCAGCCGGCATTTGAAGGGCGTGCATCTTTCCCCTTCTCTTTTTATTGTCTGTATACCTTCGCCCATGCCCTCAGATGGGTTTGCCTTCACCCGAGGGCTGGACGGGCATGGGGAAATCACACTCGTATATGTTGCTGGCATGGTGCTTGGGAGCGGCTCGCTGCACCCCATAGCTGTCGTTCGCGCGCGCCAAAGTGAAGGCGATCGCGGCTTCTCCACCCGCAAGATGCTAATAAGGCTACACTCGTAGATTGGCACTCGTGGCTGCATTTCCTTCATGGTGCGCTATTCCTATGTGTCGCAACCTTCTCCGCTGTGGGCCCCTGTGGATAGGGATGCTTGGCGACAAACCCATGCTTGTGTAGCTACCCGGTGACGGCCCTCGACACCACGAGATGACGACGAGATCACCGGCGCGGAGCGACGTGGTGGCAACTCCCCTGCCCGATGGAATGGCGGCGAGCAACACACATGGGGCCAGAGCGGTGGTGTCTCCTTTGAAGCTGCTAAATCTTCGTGCTCTCTGCTCATGATGAGCTCCCAACTCCATTTTCTTATGGCCTCTAGTGTCTCtccccacggatggcgccaTCTATAGGAGCATGAAAACATGCCCAGAATAGAACACAACGAGAATCCTTCTCACTAAGGAGGACTCAAACTTGAAGATGGCTAATAACCttaaggagagggagagagagagagagtatgtGTCTCCTGGAGGGAAAAATCTGGAGTCCTCTCTCCCTGCCCTTGGAGGGCTTACTTATAGAGAGAAGGGAGCAAAGGAAATTACCAACCTAcctctaagatattatgttgCAATTATGTGTATAGGAGGGTATTTTGGATATTTCCACCCTTTACATATGATGTGATAACTGAGATGCTATGATCGCTACAGTAATACTACAGTACAGTCTAAATATCTCAAGGCTGAGGGCGTTCCCCCAACGACCATGTTATTTGAACATATTCATGCTTAGCAGCCAGATTTGACCTTAAAAAAACTGTTCACAGAACCATGTTATTTTAGCAGGATTAATACTTAGGAGTTAGGAGGGACATTAAGAACCTATTCAGTGACTGAACAAACAGCTAGGCAAAATGTACGTCGCACTTGTCTGGATATTTTGTCTAAATGGTGAATTAGACAACAAAGAGTATTAATAGGGTATTAAGTGGGTGTTGCAGCTTCTACGAGGCTAAATGTGCCACGCTTATTTGGATGTCGTTCTTCAAAAAGTGAAGTAAACAGTTAGAAGTGTGAATCATGCGATAGAGTTGATGTTGTAGCTTCATGCTTGATAAGTATTCAGTGAGAACGATCCACCGAAGACATGAATATTGGATTCGTGTTTGGTTATTGCTGCAGGAGGAGGATCAGGACAAGACGAGCGTAGCTTGTTGTATAGAGATTTTCGTTAAACACAAGCGGATGTAGTGTAGTTGATAAAAGCGCAGTTGGTAAAGACTTTAAGGGAGGAGCCGACTGGCCGGGGCTGGAACCCTAGTTCCCGCATCATTATATGGAGATTTTTGTTAAACACGGGTAGATGTAGTGCAGTTGGTAAAGGCTCCAAGGGAGAAACCTCTGATGAAGACTGAGTCAGAAGAcccttttctaaaaaaacatagGTGGATATTTAGCTAAATGCTACATGCTTGATGTTACGTGACTTGTTTTAAGGTGAAAATTTTCTATTTGTCAGCTCTCTCTTTTTTAGCCTATGGCTCAAACACTGCAATAATCAAAGGCTACGTGCATCTTTCGGATATAGGGACCGAGATATGTTTtatattccattatctaaaaatgtATTGAAAGCAACTCATACATATGTGGATTTGTGAACATACACAGGTACAGACGATATTGGCACAGAGGAGAAGCCAACAATGGCACACGCTTACAGGAGAGTACCGGCTACATCACCAAATTCTAATAACACAATGCAGCTGAGACATTGGGCACTGATCATCACCATGGATATGGGCACAGGGCTCCTTCATTCAATCCTGCACGCCAAAGCAAAGGGGGCAAAAAAATATGTTAATTCGCCTGTAAGGCTAAAACGTTAGATTTGCTCGCCTAAGCCAGAGCTCCCACCCGCGCCCACACCGCTTTCATCCTCGACTCCGGCGAGCTTCTCCTCTGCACCTCTGCCCCTGTCCCGCCCTCCTTCCTCGTTTCCGGTTGCAAGAGTCGCCGGACTCACCGGTCGCCATCACGCTAACACTCGTCTCAGTTTGACACCCCTGCCATGACCCTGCCCACTAGCCGTTCTCTAACACCCCGGCCATTGGCGCAAAGGCCTCGCGAATCGCGATCCCATCCATAAACCTTTACCACCATTGGTCCGGCTTGCTGTCGGGGGCTTCCGTCTGAGCCTGCCGAACTCCAGTGAACCCCTAAttgaaccctaaccctaatcccgAACCCTAAAAGCTCGACGGAGGCTTCGCCGGAGATGGGGAAGAAGAAACCGAGAACGGATCACAGCACAAATTGGACGCCTAGAAGATCCGGTGTGAAAGGGAGACAAAACACCAGTGAAAATAATTTAGCAGATCCCTATAGGTTTGCGCAAGTGTGTGCACTCACGTGGAGCAGTCGAAGTCGGGGGAGATGGTGTAGGACAGCGAGAGGCCGCAGTCGGCCGGCAGGGCCTGCGCGGCGGAGAGGTCGGCGTTGACCCGGTCGTAGGCCGACTTGAGGCACTCGCACATCGCCTGCCTGTCGGTCGTGGTGTCCGCGGCCGCGTAGGTGGTAGTCACGCCGTCGCAGCATTCGCTGGAGGGGTGGTCCACGTCGCCCTCCACGAAGCCGAGGCACGGTGACAGGCCGCTGAGCACGTCGGAGCACTCGATGTCGGCCTGCACGGCCAGCTGCTGGACCGCGAGCAtcgcgaggaggaggacggcgaagGCCGAGCTCTTCCTCATGGCCGATTCCTTTGGTGAGACCGCGAAGCAGCGAGAGTGTGATCGAGAGGAGCTACTGAATTGCAAGCTGATCCTACTTACTGTGGCCTTGAGTAGTGTAGGGTATTTATAGGAAGAGATTACATGGAGATTTCCAATGCTTGTTCAACATTTTAAGCATATAGTCAGTGTTGACTGTTGGAGGTACAAAGTTTTAGCTCACTGGCTTAGTTTTGattttcagcaaaaaaaaagaggaacacTTTTCGGAGCTTGAGGTTTCACCCTGCATAAGTTTCTAGAAGAGATGGTGCAGTAGGTTTGATAGTTAACCTCTTGAATTAGATATTCTGTCGGAGAACGTCGAGGTCTTGAGAAGATACAACTGCACGGAGACTTGAGGCATGCTCAGCTTTGGTCGCAAACGCACAACTGAAACATTCCGGCAGCTAGCTCGATTAATTAGAACTTTCTATATACGTATAGATTAACTACTATCTTCAATGTGTTTGGCGTATTTGCATTTCCAGTATAATCTGTCTATAATTGGAATGGTTGTTTAAAG from Phragmites australis chromosome 8, lpPhrAust1.1, whole genome shotgun sequence includes:
- the LOC133925915 gene encoding non-specific lipid-transfer protein 1-like; translation: MRKSSAFAVLLLAMLAVQQLAVQADIECSDVLSGLSPCLGFVEGDVDHPSSECCDGVTTTYAAADTTTDRQAMCECLKSAYDRVNADLSAAQALPADCGLSLSYTISPDFDCSTIE